In Dyadobacter subterraneus, a single genomic region encodes these proteins:
- a CDS encoding methylated-DNA--[protein]-cysteine S-methyltransferase has product MESPVGKLILVASEQGLSSVLWEKDDPDSTGISFGIKDGSHPVLLETEKQLNEYFAKKRKDFSLKLDFQGTEFQKKVWEALLAIPFGETRTYGQVAKQIGSPQAVRAVGGAANKNPIAIIAPCHRVIGSTGKLVGFGGGMANKTILLDIERPFKQTSLWD; this is encoded by the coding sequence ATGGAGTCTCCCGTAGGGAAATTAATACTGGTGGCCAGTGAGCAGGGTTTGTCGTCGGTTTTATGGGAGAAAGACGATCCTGACAGTACCGGAATCAGTTTTGGTATAAAAGATGGTAGTCATCCCGTTCTTCTGGAAACGGAAAAACAGCTAAATGAATATTTTGCCAAAAAACGAAAAGACTTTTCTTTAAAACTTGATTTTCAGGGAACAGAATTTCAAAAGAAAGTTTGGGAAGCGTTACTTGCAATTCCATTTGGTGAGACCAGAACTTATGGGCAGGTTGCCAAACAAATTGGCAGTCCACAGGCTGTCCGTGCTGTTGGCGGTGCTGCAAATAAAAATCCAATAGCCATCATTGCACCGTGTCACCGCGTGATCGGTTCAACCGGAAAACTGGTTGGATTTGGCGGAGGAATGGCTAACAAAACAATTCTTTTGGATATAGAAAGACCTTTTAAACAAACTTCATTGTGGGATTAA